A section of the Caballeronia sp. M1242 genome encodes:
- a CDS encoding DNA polymerase III subunit chi, translating into MTRIDFHTNVGDPLAYACRLARKAYASGRSLVVLADPARLAAFDEQLWTFAPLEFVPHCMAKSALAQETPVVLAADLDDVPHHQVLVNLGAPVPAQFARFERLVEIIGDDADELAAGRERFRFYRDRGYAIETHKQGG; encoded by the coding sequence ATGACGCGCATCGACTTTCACACGAACGTCGGCGATCCGCTCGCCTATGCCTGCCGCCTCGCGCGCAAGGCGTATGCGAGCGGGCGCTCGCTCGTCGTGCTCGCGGACCCGGCGCGCCTCGCCGCGTTCGACGAACAGTTGTGGACCTTCGCGCCGCTCGAGTTCGTGCCGCATTGCATGGCGAAGAGCGCGCTCGCGCAGGAAACGCCGGTCGTGCTCGCCGCCGATCTCGACGACGTGCCGCATCATCAGGTGCTCGTGAATCTGGGCGCGCCGGTGCCCGCGCAGTTCGCGCGCTTCGAGCGTCTGGTGGAAATCATCGGCGACGACGCCGACGAACTCGCGGCGGGGCGCGAGCGCTTTCGCTTCTATCGCGATCGCGGCTACGCCATCGAAACGCACAAGCAAGGCGGTTGA
- a CDS encoding leucyl aminopeptidase — MDFSIKACDWSKGESNGFLTGKADVVVLGVFEAQTLSGAALALDLATKGLISRIVKAGDMNGRAGTTLLVPEVTGIGAARVLLVGLGKQDAFNQKAYGEAVRAAWRLILGTKIAQVTFTLAQLPIQERSGDWAVRAAILALRELTYKFTQMKSKPENGARSLKKIVFSIDAADEKAGRTAIKQSVAIANGMDLTRDLGNLPPNVCTPTYLGQTAKQLGRDWKLKVDVLGLKQIEALNMGSFLSVAKGSVQPPQFIVMQYQGAGAASGESGKGKNKNAPIVLVGKGITFDSGGISIKPGEAMDEMKYDMCGAGSVFGTMRAVAEMGLKLNVIGIVPTCENMPAGNALKPGDIVTAMNGTTIEVLNTDAEGRLILCDALTYADRFKPAAVVDIATLTGACIIALGHHNTGLFSKDDALAGELLDASREAVDPAWRLPLDEEYQDQLKSNFADVANIGGRPAGSVTAACFLSRFAQNYPWAHLDIAGTAWKSGAAKGATGRPVPLLSQFLIDRAGQ, encoded by the coding sequence ATGGACTTTAGCATAAAAGCCTGTGATTGGAGCAAAGGCGAGTCAAATGGTTTCCTGACCGGAAAGGCCGATGTCGTGGTGCTCGGCGTCTTCGAAGCGCAGACGCTCTCGGGCGCGGCCCTCGCCTTGGATCTCGCGACGAAAGGCTTGATTTCGCGCATCGTGAAGGCAGGCGACATGAACGGTCGCGCGGGCACCACGCTGCTGGTGCCGGAAGTCACGGGCATCGGCGCGGCGCGCGTGCTGCTCGTCGGCCTCGGCAAGCAGGACGCCTTTAATCAGAAAGCGTATGGCGAAGCGGTTCGCGCCGCGTGGCGCCTCATTCTCGGCACGAAGATCGCGCAAGTCACGTTCACGCTCGCGCAACTGCCCATCCAGGAGCGCAGCGGCGACTGGGCGGTGCGCGCCGCCATCCTCGCGCTGCGTGAACTTACCTACAAGTTCACGCAGATGAAGAGCAAGCCCGAAAACGGCGCGCGCTCGCTGAAGAAGATCGTCTTCAGCATCGACGCAGCGGACGAGAAAGCCGGCCGCACCGCGATCAAGCAGAGCGTCGCGATCGCGAACGGCATGGACCTGACGCGCGATCTCGGCAATCTGCCGCCGAACGTCTGCACGCCGACCTATCTGGGCCAGACCGCGAAGCAGCTCGGCCGCGACTGGAAGCTGAAAGTAGACGTGCTCGGCCTCAAGCAGATCGAGGCGCTCAACATGGGCTCGTTCCTTTCCGTGGCGAAGGGCTCGGTGCAGCCGCCGCAGTTCATCGTCATGCAGTATCAGGGCGCGGGCGCGGCTTCGGGCGAATCGGGCAAGGGCAAGAACAAGAACGCGCCGATCGTGCTCGTGGGCAAGGGCATCACGTTCGATTCGGGCGGCATCTCGATCAAGCCCGGCGAGGCAATGGACGAGATGAAGTACGACATGTGCGGCGCGGGCTCGGTCTTCGGCACTATGCGCGCCGTCGCCGAAATGGGCCTGAAGCTGAACGTGATCGGCATCGTGCCGACGTGCGAGAACATGCCTGCGGGCAACGCGCTGAAACCGGGCGACATCGTCACCGCGATGAACGGCACGACCATCGAAGTGCTGAACACGGACGCCGAAGGCCGCCTCATTCTGTGCGATGCGCTCACTTACGCAGACCGCTTCAAGCCGGCTGCGGTCGTCGATATCGCCACGCTGACGGGCGCGTGCATCATCGCGCTCGGCCATCACAACACCGGCCTCTTCTCGAAAGACGACGCGCTCGCGGGCGAACTGCTCGACGCATCGCGCGAGGCGGTCGATCCGGCGTGGCGTCTGCCGCTCGACGAGGAGTATCAGGATCAGCTCAAGTCGAATTTCGCGGATGTCGCGAACATCGGCGGGCGTCCGGCGGGCAGCGTGACGGCGGCGTGCTTCCTGTCGCGCTTCGCGCAGAACTATCCGTGGGCGCATCTGGATATCGCCGGGACCGCGTGGAAGAGCGGGGCGGCGAAGGGCGCGACCGGACGTCCGGTGCCGCTCCTCTCGCAGTTCCTGATCGACCGCGCGGGGCAGTGA
- a CDS encoding EVE domain-containing protein gives MRYWLMKSEPDEASIDHLAHAPKKTLPWTGVRNYQARNFMRDQMQIGDGVLFYHSSCPEPGIAGIAKVCSTAYPDPTQFDPKSAYYDPKSKQDTPRWMLVDVSFVKKTRLIPLAELREHPELAGMQVLARGNRLSITPVTENEWRFITERLV, from the coding sequence ATGCGCTACTGGCTGATGAAGTCCGAACCGGACGAAGCGAGCATCGATCATCTCGCGCACGCGCCCAAGAAGACGCTGCCGTGGACCGGCGTGCGCAACTATCAGGCGCGCAACTTCATGCGCGACCAGATGCAGATCGGCGACGGCGTGCTCTTCTACCATTCGAGTTGCCCCGAGCCCGGTATCGCGGGAATCGCGAAGGTCTGTTCGACGGCGTATCCCGACCCCACGCAGTTCGATCCCAAGAGCGCCTACTACGATCCCAAGTCCAAGCAGGACACGCCGCGCTGGATGCTCGTGGATGTGAGCTTCGTGAAGAAGACGCGGCTCATTCCGCTCGCCGAACTGCGCGAGCATCCGGAACTCGCCGGCATGCAGGTGCTCGCGCGCGGCAACCGCCTGTCGATCACGCCGGTCACCGAGAACGAATGGCGCTTTATTACCGAACGCCTCGTCTAG
- a CDS encoding DUF2486 family protein: METTEDHSDIMTDNTHTPESFDSSIPVLTDVVVPGKPEFARAAGVNDAAAAYEAQRVGERLQGRVTQFLSGDARAIIEARCQDVLREHSAKMVQEITREVSLALESKMREWVAVAVEEELQRQRGG, encoded by the coding sequence GTGGAGACCACTGAAGACCATTCCGACATCATGACCGACAACACGCACACGCCTGAATCGTTCGATTCGTCCATTCCCGTTCTCACCGATGTCGTCGTGCCCGGCAAGCCGGAATTCGCGCGCGCCGCGGGCGTCAACGACGCCGCTGCGGCCTACGAAGCGCAACGCGTCGGCGAGCGGCTGCAAGGCCGTGTCACGCAGTTCCTGAGCGGCGATGCCCGCGCGATCATCGAGGCGCGTTGCCAGGACGTGCTGCGCGAGCATTCGGCGAAGATGGTGCAGGAGATCACGCGCGAAGTGTCGCTGGCGCTCGAAAGCAAGATGCGCGAGTGGGTGGCCGTGGCGGTCGAGGAAGAGTTGCAGCGGCAGCGGGGCGGCTGA
- a CDS encoding ATPase: MLNELESLSGNIGRLIKISERHNQARLALEAQIEQLRADYAGVQAELAQVRHERDTLQGERDSLSAKIDDAQVRLNAILEKLPRGKAHHAESDNQLDLLNAESSASREAQHEHAHAEEVHGEHHQGEKA; this comes from the coding sequence ATGCTCAACGAACTCGAATCACTGTCAGGAAACATCGGCCGGCTGATCAAGATCAGCGAGCGCCACAATCAGGCGCGTCTCGCGCTCGAAGCACAAATCGAACAGCTGCGCGCCGATTACGCCGGCGTTCAGGCCGAACTCGCGCAGGTTCGCCACGAGCGCGACACGCTGCAAGGCGAACGCGATTCGCTGTCCGCGAAGATCGACGACGCGCAAGTGCGCCTCAACGCGATCCTCGAAAAGCTGCCGCGCGGCAAAGCGCATCATGCCGAAAGCGACAATCAGCTCGATCTTCTGAACGCCGAATCCAGCGCGTCGCGCGAAGCGCAGCACGAACATGCGCACGCGGAAGAAGTGCACGGCGAGCACCATCAAGGAGAGAAGGCATGA
- the ilvD gene encoding dihydroxy-acid dehydratase produces MAFNRRSKNVTQGVARSPNRSMYYALGYKEEDFDNPMIGVANGHSTITPCNAGLQRLADAAIAAIKQSNANPQVFGTPTISDGMSMGTEGMKYSLVSREVIADCIETAVQGQWMDGVVVIGGCDKNMPGGMIGLARMNVPGIYVYGGTIRPGNWKGKDLTIVSSFEAVGEFTAGRMSEEDFKGVEKNACPSTGSCGGMYTANTMSSSFEALGMSLLYSSTMANPDDEKVDSAAESARVLVEAVKKDLKPRDIITKKSIENAVALIMATGGSTNAVLHYLAIAHAAEVEWSIDDFERMRKKVPVICDLKPSGQYVATDLHKAGGIPQVMKILLDAGLMHGDCITITGRTLAEELKDVPSKPRADQKVIYPIEQALYKEGHLAILRGNLAEDGAVAKITGLKNPVITGPARVFDDEQTAMEAILADKIKAGDVVVLRYLGPQGGPGMPEMLAPTSAIIGKGLGESVGLITDGRFSGGTWGMVVGHVAPEAYAGGTIGLVQEGDSITIDAHKLLLQLNVDDAEIARRRAAWKKPAPKYTRGVLAKFAALALPANRGAVTG; encoded by the coding sequence ATGGCCTTCAATCGCCGCTCGAAAAACGTGACGCAGGGCGTCGCGCGTTCGCCCAATCGTTCGATGTACTACGCCCTCGGCTACAAGGAAGAGGATTTCGACAATCCGATGATCGGCGTCGCCAACGGCCACTCGACCATCACGCCGTGTAACGCCGGCCTGCAGCGCCTCGCCGATGCCGCCATCGCGGCGATCAAGCAGTCGAACGCGAATCCGCAAGTGTTCGGGACGCCGACGATCTCCGACGGCATGTCGATGGGCACCGAAGGCATGAAGTACTCGCTGGTGTCGCGCGAGGTGATCGCGGACTGTATCGAGACGGCCGTGCAGGGCCAGTGGATGGACGGCGTCGTCGTGATCGGCGGCTGCGACAAGAACATGCCGGGCGGCATGATCGGTCTCGCGCGCATGAACGTGCCGGGCATCTACGTGTACGGCGGCACCATTCGTCCGGGCAACTGGAAGGGCAAGGACCTGACTATCGTGTCGTCGTTCGAGGCGGTCGGCGAGTTCACGGCGGGCCGCATGTCGGAAGAAGACTTCAAGGGCGTCGAGAAGAACGCGTGCCCGTCCACCGGCTCGTGCGGCGGCATGTACACGGCCAACACCATGAGCTCGTCGTTCGAGGCGCTCGGCATGTCGCTCCTGTATTCGTCGACCATGGCGAACCCCGACGACGAGAAAGTGGACTCCGCCGCCGAATCGGCGCGCGTCCTCGTCGAAGCCGTGAAGAAGGACCTGAAGCCGCGCGACATCATCACGAAGAAGTCGATCGAGAACGCGGTCGCGCTCATCATGGCGACGGGCGGCTCGACCAACGCCGTGCTGCACTACCTCGCCATCGCGCACGCGGCGGAAGTGGAATGGAGCATCGACGACTTCGAGCGCATGCGCAAGAAAGTGCCGGTCATCTGCGATCTGAAGCCCTCGGGCCAGTATGTCGCGACGGACCTGCACAAGGCCGGCGGCATCCCGCAAGTGATGAAGATCCTGCTCGACGCAGGTCTGATGCACGGTGACTGCATCACGATCACGGGCCGCACGCTCGCGGAAGAACTGAAGGACGTGCCGAGCAAGCCGCGCGCGGATCAGAAGGTCATCTACCCGATCGAGCAGGCGCTCTACAAGGAAGGCCACCTCGCCATTCTGCGCGGCAATCTCGCGGAAGACGGCGCGGTCGCGAAGATCACGGGCCTCAAGAATCCAGTCATCACCGGCCCGGCGCGCGTGTTCGACGACGAGCAAACCGCGATGGAAGCGATTCTCGCCGACAAGATCAAGGCCGGCGATGTCGTCGTGCTGCGCTATCTCGGCCCGCAGGGCGGCCCGGGCATGCCCGAGATGCTGGCGCCGACGTCGGCGATCATCGGCAAGGGACTGGGCGAATCGGTCGGGCTCATCACCGACGGGCGTTTTTCCGGCGGCACGTGGGGCATGGTGGTCGGCCACGTCGCGCCGGAAGCGTACGCGGGCGGCACGATCGGGCTGGTGCAGGAAGGCGACTCCATCACCATCGACGCGCACAAGCTGCTGCTTCAACTGAACGTGGACGACGCGGAAATCGCGCGCCGCCGCGCCGCCTGGAAGAAGCCCGCGCCGAAGTACACGCGCGGCGTGCTGGCGAAATTCGCGGCGCTGGCGCTGCCGGCAAATCGCGGAGCGGTGACGGGCTGA
- the lgt gene encoding prolipoprotein diacylglyceryl transferase, whose product MLIHPNFDPVAIHLGPLAVRWYGLMYLVAFISAIVIGRLRLRLPYVAAQGWSAKDIDDMLFYGVLGTILGGRIGYVLFYKASYYAAHPLDIFKVWEGGMSFHGGFLGVTFAMVLFAYQRKRTWLQVTDFVAPMVPLGLAAGRLGNFINGELWGRVTDPAAPWAMLFQNSTNDDAIWLAKNPQLDAKWHLMDIFQRYHMLPRHPSQLYEIALEGIVLFIVIWTFSRKPRPVGAISALFLIGYGLARFTVEFAREPDDYLGLLALGLSMGQWLSLPMIVAGVIMMVWAYKRHRRVAANAA is encoded by the coding sequence ATGCTCATTCACCCCAATTTCGATCCCGTCGCGATTCACCTCGGACCGCTCGCCGTGCGCTGGTACGGCCTCATGTATCTGGTCGCGTTCATTTCCGCCATCGTCATCGGACGACTGCGGCTGCGGCTGCCGTATGTCGCCGCGCAAGGCTGGAGCGCGAAGGACATCGACGACATGCTGTTCTACGGCGTGCTCGGCACGATTCTCGGCGGGCGCATCGGCTATGTGCTGTTCTACAAGGCGAGCTATTACGCGGCGCATCCGCTCGATATCTTCAAGGTGTGGGAAGGCGGCATGTCGTTTCACGGCGGCTTTCTCGGCGTGACCTTCGCGATGGTGCTGTTCGCGTACCAGCGCAAACGCACGTGGCTGCAAGTGACCGATTTCGTCGCGCCGATGGTGCCGCTCGGCCTAGCGGCGGGGCGTCTCGGCAACTTCATCAACGGCGAGCTGTGGGGCCGCGTGACCGACCCGGCCGCGCCCTGGGCGATGCTGTTCCAGAACTCGACGAACGACGACGCCATCTGGCTCGCGAAGAACCCGCAACTCGACGCGAAGTGGCATCTGATGGACATCTTCCAGCGTTATCACATGCTGCCGCGCCATCCGTCGCAGTTGTATGAGATTGCGCTGGAAGGCATCGTGCTATTCATCGTGATCTGGACGTTCTCGCGTAAGCCGCGCCCGGTCGGCGCCATCTCCGCGCTCTTTTTGATTGGCTATGGACTCGCGCGTTTCACGGTCGAATTCGCCCGCGAACCGGACGACTATCTCGGCCTGCTCGCGCTCGGCCTCTCGATGGGCCAGTGGCTTTCGCTGCCGATGATCGTCGCCGGCGTCATCATGATGGTGTGGGCGTACAAGCGGCATCGTCGCGTGGCGGCGAACGCGGCGTGA
- a CDS encoding LysR family transcriptional regulator, which produces MDERNAPIELRLLRYFVTVAEEMHFGRAAARLAMTQPPLSQAIRALEDALGVALFARTKRTVELTPVGKDLLPEVRRILAAADALRPLAQSLSRGEAGVLSLAFVSTADYGLLPALLRDFGARYPGVRLQLTEATSDVQIEELVAGRVDAGLVIPPLPPRHAMSLSYLAIAREPLVVAMSSDAAEQLQQGTAEWADTPVDLRDLAAAPLVVFPRRLAPGLYDIIMGCYGAAGLTPRIGQEAIQMQTIVSLVSAGMGVALVPQSLRHLRRTGVVYRPLRPVADAPVVETGLVWRAAEVSPVLAGFIEIVRARAAAVSAL; this is translated from the coding sequence ATGGACGAGCGAAACGCGCCGATCGAACTGCGTTTGCTGCGCTATTTCGTGACCGTGGCCGAAGAGATGCATTTCGGCCGCGCCGCCGCGCGTCTCGCGATGACGCAGCCGCCGCTTTCGCAGGCCATTCGCGCGCTCGAAGACGCGCTTGGCGTCGCGCTGTTCGCGCGCACGAAACGGACCGTCGAATTGACGCCGGTCGGCAAGGATCTGCTGCCAGAGGTGCGGCGCATTCTCGCCGCCGCCGATGCGCTGCGTCCGCTCGCGCAGTCGCTTTCGCGTGGCGAGGCGGGCGTGCTGTCGCTGGCGTTCGTGTCCACCGCGGACTACGGCCTGTTGCCCGCGCTGCTGCGCGACTTCGGCGCGCGCTATCCCGGCGTGCGCCTGCAACTGACCGAAGCGACGAGCGACGTGCAGATCGAAGAACTTGTCGCCGGTCGCGTGGACGCGGGGCTCGTCATTCCGCCGCTGCCGCCGCGGCACGCGATGTCGCTGTCGTATCTTGCGATTGCCCGCGAGCCGCTCGTCGTCGCGATGTCCTCGGACGCCGCCGAGCAATTGCAGCAGGGCACGGCCGAATGGGCCGACACGCCCGTCGATCTGCGCGATCTCGCCGCCGCGCCGCTTGTCGTGTTTCCGAGGCGTCTCGCGCCGGGTTTGTATGACATCATTATGGGCTGCTACGGCGCGGCGGGACTCACGCCGCGCATCGGGCAGGAGGCGATCCAGATGCAGACCATCGTGAGCCTCGTGTCCGCCGGCATGGGCGTCGCGCTCGTGCCGCAGTCGCTGCGGCATTTGCGGCGCACGGGCGTGGTGTATCGACCGCTGCGGCCGGTGGCGGATGCGCCGGTCGTCGAAACCGGCCTCGTGTGGCGCGCGGCCGAGGTGAGCCCGGTGCTCGCCGGCTTCATCGAGATCGTGCGCGCGCGGGCCGCCGCCGTCTCTGCTTTATGA
- a CDS encoding SIMPL domain-containing protein (The SIMPL domain is named for its presence in mouse protein SIMPL (signalling molecule that associates with mouse pelle-like kinase). Bacterial member BP26, from Brucella, was shown to assemble into a channel-like structure, while YggE from E. coli has been associated with resistance to oxidative stress.) — protein MSSVTLAYSASVAAQTVIANPQPAGVLSLSAQASAQVPQDVVTITLFYEQEAADPSSLTATLNQRAEAALREAKGVDGVTAKSGSFTVYPSTDRDGKISAWRGRTEIVLESHDFAAASKLAGKMSSSMQVGNVTFSLSPEAQRAAEQKLSTQAIDSFRKQAQAASQAFGYSSYSIREVNVGHSGVAPRPVMMMQSRAMGADAKMAAPMALEAGTTTVTVDVSGSVQMGR, from the coding sequence ATGTCGAGCGTCACCCTCGCCTATTCCGCCTCCGTCGCCGCGCAGACGGTCATCGCCAATCCGCAGCCCGCGGGCGTGCTTTCGCTTTCGGCGCAGGCGAGCGCGCAAGTGCCGCAGGATGTCGTCACCATCACGCTCTTTTACGAGCAGGAAGCCGCCGATCCTTCATCGCTCACCGCGACGCTCAATCAGCGCGCCGAAGCTGCGTTGCGCGAAGCGAAGGGTGTCGATGGCGTCACCGCGAAAAGCGGCTCGTTCACGGTGTATCCGTCCACCGACCGGGACGGCAAGATATCCGCATGGCGTGGGCGCACGGAGATCGTGCTCGAATCGCACGACTTCGCGGCGGCCTCGAAGCTCGCGGGCAAGATGAGCTCGTCGATGCAAGTTGGCAACGTCACGTTCTCGCTGTCGCCGGAAGCGCAGCGCGCCGCGGAGCAGAAGCTCTCGACGCAGGCCATCGATTCGTTCCGCAAGCAGGCGCAAGCCGCCTCGCAGGCGTTCGGCTACAGCAGCTATTCAATTCGCGAGGTGAACGTCGGGCATAGCGGCGTGGCGCCGCGCCCGGTGATGATGATGCAGTCGCGCGCCATGGGCGCCGATGCCAAGATGGCCGCGCCGATGGCGCTCGAAGCCGGCACGACGACCGTGACCGTCGATGTGTCCGGCTCGGTGCAGATGGGCCGCTGA
- a CDS encoding cell division protein ZapA: protein MTTTQIEVSILGQQYRLACSPETEAALREAVARVDAEMNKVRNASSVRGTDRIAVMAALSLASELLKLQESVRHGEAFPAEEIRRTMHSMNEQLGAVIAQYEAH, encoded by the coding sequence ATGACGACCACGCAGATCGAAGTATCCATTCTCGGCCAGCAGTATCGCCTCGCGTGCTCGCCGGAGACCGAGGCCGCGCTGCGCGAAGCCGTGGCCCGCGTCGATGCCGAAATGAACAAGGTACGCAACGCAAGCAGCGTGCGCGGCACGGACCGCATCGCGGTGATGGCCGCGCTTTCGCTGGCGTCCGAACTGCTCAAGCTGCAGGAAAGCGTGCGTCACGGCGAAGCGTTCCCCGCCGAGGAAATCCGCCGCACCATGCATTCGATGAACGAGCAGCTCGGCGCGGTCATTGCGCAATATGAAGCGCACTGA
- the lptF gene encoding LPS export ABC transporter permease LptF — MIFERSLQRELAYTAGAVFMVLLTIMLTTMMIRIVGFAAQGQVDPRDVVVLIGLTVIGYLAVMLIVTLFVSILFVLTRWYRDSEMVVWLASGVSQTQLIKPIAVFSTPIIILIIFFAFIGWPWSNQQSKLIKARFQQRDEVSLLAPGQFRESPSSHRVFFIEKMSPDQGHVENVFVTSTEGGKVNVIVSKNGHTETRADGDRFIVLEDGRRYDGTPGQPNFRITEFARYGVKIMSHQVVNTPTTTGISTPDLLANPTKENLAEFAWRMGLPLIAINLMLLAIPLSYQNPRRSRTINLVMAVLIYLTYSNLLNVVQSWIEQGKLSFGVGIVGLHVLVLALVAFIFWLRVRNRPLFTRASFTRSKGA, encoded by the coding sequence ATGATCTTCGAACGCTCCCTGCAGCGCGAACTCGCGTATACGGCCGGCGCCGTATTCATGGTGCTGCTCACGATCATGCTCACGACGATGATGATCCGCATCGTCGGCTTCGCGGCTCAAGGTCAGGTCGACCCGCGCGATGTCGTCGTGCTGATCGGGCTCACCGTCATCGGCTATCTCGCCGTCATGCTGATCGTGACGCTCTTCGTCTCGATTCTTTTCGTGCTCACGCGCTGGTATCGCGATTCGGAGATGGTCGTGTGGCTCGCCTCGGGCGTGAGCCAGACCCAGCTCATCAAGCCGATCGCCGTTTTCTCCACGCCGATCATCATTCTCATCATCTTCTTCGCGTTCATCGGCTGGCCGTGGTCGAACCAGCAAAGCAAGCTCATCAAGGCGCGTTTTCAGCAGCGCGACGAAGTGTCGCTGCTCGCGCCCGGCCAGTTTCGCGAGTCGCCGTCGAGCCATCGCGTGTTCTTCATCGAGAAGATGTCGCCGGATCAGGGGCACGTGGAAAACGTGTTCGTCACGAGCACCGAAGGCGGCAAGGTCAACGTGATCGTGTCGAAGAACGGCCACACGGAAACGCGCGCGGACGGCGACCGCTTCATTGTGCTGGAAGACGGACGGCGCTACGACGGCACGCCCGGCCAGCCGAACTTCCGCATCACGGAGTTCGCGCGGTATGGCGTGAAGATCATGAGCCATCAAGTGGTCAATACGCCGACCACGACCGGCATCTCCACGCCCGATCTTCTCGCTAATCCGACCAAGGAAAACCTCGCGGAATTCGCCTGGCGCATGGGCCTGCCGCTCATCGCCATCAACCTGATGCTGCTCGCCATTCCGCTGTCTTATCAGAACCCGCGCCGCAGCCGGACCATCAATCTCGTGATGGCCGTGCTGATCTATCTCACGTACTCGAACTTGCTGAACGTCGTGCAGTCGTGGATCGAACAGGGCAAGCTCTCGTTCGGCGTCGGCATTGTCGGGCTGCATGTGCTGGTGCTCGCGCTCGTCGCGTTCATCTTCTGGCTGCGCGTGCGCAACCGGCCGCTCTTCACGCGAGCGAGTTTCACGCGCTCGAAGGGAGCCTGA